A single region of the Thermoleophilum album genome encodes:
- a CDS encoding type II 3-dehydroquinate dehydratase, whose product MTPSRARVAVMHGVNFDVLERRSPEHYGGMTLTDLEVRIKLYARDLGFETIFSQTNHEGEFCEQLHRVADNADALILNPGAWTHYSYAIRDALEVAGIPAVEVHLSAIDEREEWRRRSVIRDLCIATVQGKGVEGYREALEIIARELRLGR is encoded by the coding sequence GTGACGCCATCGCGTGCGCGAGTCGCGGTTATGCACGGTGTCAACTTCGACGTCCTCGAGCGTCGATCGCCCGAGCACTACGGCGGTATGACGCTGACCGACCTCGAGGTGCGCATCAAGCTCTACGCACGCGACCTGGGGTTCGAGACGATTTTCTCCCAGACCAACCACGAGGGCGAGTTCTGCGAACAGCTCCACCGCGTGGCCGACAACGCGGACGCGCTGATCCTCAACCCCGGCGCTTGGACGCACTACTCGTACGCGATCCGTGACGCGCTCGAGGTCGCAGGGATACCGGCGGTCGAGGTGCACCTCTCGGCGATCGACGAGCGCGAGGAGTGGCGGCGGCGGTCCGTGATCCGCGATCTCTGTATCGCCACCGTCCAGGGCAAGGGTGTCGAGGGCTACCGCGAGGCGCTCGAGATCATCGCCCGCGAGCTCAGGCTCGGGCGGTGA
- a CDS encoding bifunctional shikimate kinase/3-dehydroquinate synthase — protein MVARGERPAHAVAPTAARSAQPRPAERSAFVFVGFMGAGKTTAARTVAAALGERWVDTDREIERELGESIASFFDREGEAAFRAVEERVVLRTLADPAARVIALGGGAVTSERVREELARHTVVYIEVDPAEAWRRASGGTRPLARDRHRFEQLERERRPLYESVADAIFPAYCRRESLRRALTALEKLAAAPRGTRMVWAEAASGYHPVFFARGLVASGFFYPVDGRRFLVADTALVEHHRPPAAAATVAVSGGEESKTLAQAEQVLRELARTGCERGDIVVAFGGGVVGDLAGFCAAVYQRGTRWVGIPSTLVAQVDSAYGGKTGVDLPEGKNYVGAYHLPAAVICDPDLLATLPAPELAAGYAEVVKTALIAGGRLWARVRSGADPSDDEVILGCLRTKLAVVAADERDAGRRQVLNLGHTVGHAIEAATGYRRYRHGEAVAVGLLCALRLSGRDHLRREVADLLAARGLPTTYSGAAPEQVLELVRRDKKRRQGRVPFVLVEEPGRVTPGHELSDDEMLAAIKEVYRP, from the coding sequence GTGGTCGCTAGGGGTGAGCGGCCCGCGCACGCCGTGGCGCCGACCGCTGCGCGCTCCGCGCAGCCAAGACCCGCAGAGCGTTCCGCCTTCGTCTTCGTCGGTTTCATGGGTGCCGGCAAGACGACGGCCGCACGCACTGTCGCCGCCGCGCTCGGCGAACGCTGGGTCGACACCGACCGCGAGATCGAACGAGAGCTCGGCGAGTCGATCGCGAGCTTCTTCGACCGCGAAGGCGAGGCGGCGTTCCGCGCCGTCGAGGAGCGCGTCGTGCTGCGCACGCTTGCCGATCCCGCAGCGCGCGTGATCGCGCTCGGCGGCGGGGCCGTTACCTCGGAGCGGGTGCGCGAAGAGCTTGCCCGGCACACCGTCGTCTACATCGAGGTCGACCCCGCCGAGGCGTGGCGGCGGGCCTCGGGAGGCACACGGCCGCTGGCGCGCGACCGCCACCGTTTCGAACAACTCGAGCGCGAGCGCCGTCCCCTCTACGAGAGCGTCGCCGACGCGATCTTTCCCGCCTACTGCCGCCGGGAATCGCTGCGCCGTGCGCTCACCGCGCTCGAGAAGTTGGCGGCGGCGCCGCGCGGCACGCGCATGGTCTGGGCCGAGGCGGCGTCCGGGTACCACCCCGTGTTCTTCGCGCGCGGACTGGTCGCAAGCGGCTTCTTCTACCCCGTCGACGGACGCCGTTTCCTGGTCGCCGACACCGCCCTAGTGGAACACCACCGGCCGCCCGCCGCCGCTGCCACGGTCGCCGTGAGCGGCGGGGAAGAGTCGAAAACGCTGGCGCAGGCCGAGCAGGTGCTGCGCGAGCTCGCTCGCACCGGGTGCGAGCGTGGCGACATCGTCGTCGCTTTCGGTGGGGGAGTGGTCGGCGACCTCGCCGGTTTCTGCGCCGCCGTGTACCAGCGCGGGACGCGCTGGGTTGGGATCCCCTCCACGCTCGTCGCCCAGGTCGACTCGGCTTACGGCGGAAAGACAGGTGTCGATCTCCCCGAAGGGAAGAACTACGTCGGTGCCTATCACCTGCCAGCCGCCGTGATCTGCGATCCCGATCTGCTCGCGACGCTACCTGCACCAGAGCTCGCGGCCGGTTACGCCGAGGTCGTGAAAACAGCTTTGATCGCCGGCGGGCGGCTGTGGGCGCGCGTGCGCAGCGGCGCCGATCCGAGCGACGACGAGGTGATCCTCGGCTGCCTGCGCACCAAGCTCGCGGTCGTAGCCGCCGACGAGCGCGACGCCGGCCGCCGACAGGTTTTGAACCTGGGGCACACGGTCGGTCACGCGATCGAGGCCGCGACCGGGTATCGCCGCTACCGTCACGGCGAGGCGGTGGCGGTGGGCCTTTTGTGCGCGCTGCGTCTGTCGGGACGCGATCACCTGCGGCGCGAGGTCGCCGACCTCTTGGCGGCACGGGGCCTGCCGACCACCTACAGCGGCGCCGCTCCCGAGCAGGTGCTCGAGCTAGTTCGACGCGACAAGAAACGGCGGCAAGGGCGAGTGCCGTTCGTGCTCGTCGAGGAGCCCGGGCGTGTCACGCCCGGGCACGAGCTGTCCGACGACGAGATGCTCGCTGCGATCAAGGAGGTGTACCGGCCGTGA
- the aroC gene encoding chorismate synthase, translating into MRFVTAGESHGPGLTAILEGIPAGLALPREEIDRDLARRQLGHGRGGRMKIERDRVRVSAGLRHGRTLGSPLALHVDNLDYRNWEERMNPWPVEAEIEEVHLPRPGHADLPGLLKYGHSDVRNVLERASARETTARVAVGAVCKVLLRELGVEIRSHVVQIGTVRAPERDDLAVADFDAVDESPVRCLDADASAAMVAEIDRARKANESLGGVFEVRAFGLVPGLGSHVSWDRRLDGRIAQAIMSIQAMKGVAIGDAFDVAGRVGSQAHDEIFWSEERGYWRPTNRAGGLEGGMTNGEPLVVRGAMKPLPTLTKPLRSVDVATKEPAQALRERTDSCTVPAAAVVAEAMLAIVLAGAYLEKFGGDHVDDVKAALYHYRTRIDWRR; encoded by the coding sequence ATCCGCTTCGTCACCGCTGGTGAATCCCACGGCCCCGGGCTGACGGCGATCCTCGAGGGGATCCCCGCCGGCCTCGCGTTGCCGCGCGAGGAGATAGATCGCGATCTGGCTCGCCGCCAGCTCGGGCACGGGCGCGGGGGGCGGATGAAGATCGAGCGCGATCGTGTGCGCGTGAGCGCTGGTTTGCGCCACGGCCGCACGCTCGGCAGCCCGCTCGCCCTGCACGTCGACAACCTCGACTACCGCAATTGGGAAGAGCGCATGAACCCTTGGCCGGTCGAGGCGGAGATCGAAGAGGTCCACCTGCCGCGCCCCGGCCACGCCGACCTCCCAGGACTGCTCAAGTACGGTCACAGCGACGTTCGCAACGTGCTCGAGCGCGCGAGCGCACGCGAAACCACCGCCCGCGTCGCCGTCGGCGCTGTGTGCAAGGTGTTGTTGCGCGAACTCGGTGTCGAGATCCGCAGCCACGTGGTGCAGATCGGCACCGTGCGGGCGCCGGAGCGAGACGACCTAGCGGTCGCCGATTTCGATGCTGTCGACGAGTCGCCAGTGCGCTGCCTCGACGCCGACGCCAGCGCCGCGATGGTCGCCGAGATCGACCGCGCGCGCAAAGCGAACGAGTCGCTGGGCGGCGTCTTCGAGGTGCGCGCCTTCGGGCTCGTTCCAGGTCTCGGCTCGCACGTCTCCTGGGACCGCCGGCTCGACGGACGGATCGCCCAGGCGATCATGTCGATCCAGGCGATGAAGGGCGTCGCGATCGGCGACGCCTTCGACGTCGCCGGGCGTGTCGGCTCGCAGGCGCACGACGAGATCTTCTGGTCCGAGGAGCGCGGCTACTGGCGCCCGACGAACCGCGCGGGCGGACTCGAAGGCGGCATGACGAACGGCGAGCCGCTCGTCGTGCGCGGTGCGATGAAACCGCTGCCGACGCTCACGAAACCGCTGCGCTCGGTCGACGTTGCGACGAAAGAGCCGGCGCAAGCGCTGCGCGAACGCACCGACTCGTGCACCGTTCCCGCGGCGGCGGTGGTTGCCGAGGCGATGCTCGCGATCGTCCTCGCCGGTGCCTACCTCGAGAAGTTCGGCGGCGACCACGTCGACGACGTCAAAGCCGCGCTCTATCACTACCGTACGCGGATCGACTGGAGGCGCTGA
- a CDS encoding IPT/TIG domain-containing protein, producing the protein MRARIALGVLVAFAGATALGAPALAASATPVVTSVSPMRAKVGATITIKGRNFSSRASRNTVIFRGASGRSAFVKPKRASSRKLVVTLTRTVAKILKVSGGQPRATRLSLRVAVGRKFSKWTPRRLSPVVTPLASAGGGSGGSGGSGGGTTQPVCSGDVDGDLLDAALEAQLKTDPCVADTDRDGISDGYEYKSAVDLNNDDYQSPNASLPYPGKRPYPNPLDPSDAATDYDGDGLTQAEEYRAWNYTVAHGAARTLFPLTYSDGEQYSILSSRDPRTPGLAAAGYLKWSEFLSWASSAGYRNVAIPGYGTFGLVDVNHNGTEEPSELRLYDLDGNGWLSDAERDEDADGLTNYDEARGRMQPGYWEGCYSQEKSYYLAYQGTDFLNPDSDGDGVRDGADDQDRDDIPNIQELSRIAASGLDDRDAGTDCKPASGLPAPPATHHASTYGRVNPFNPCLPSTGARTCNRFVPFDSPWAPFDGSPNWYSLQ; encoded by the coding sequence ATGCGAGCACGGATCGCTCTCGGCGTTCTCGTGGCCTTTGCCGGCGCCACCGCGCTCGGCGCACCGGCGCTGGCGGCGAGTGCAACGCCGGTCGTCACGAGCGTCTCGCCAATGCGCGCCAAGGTCGGTGCGACGATCACGATCAAGGGGCGCAACTTCAGCAGCCGCGCGAGCCGCAACACGGTGATCTTCCGCGGCGCGAGCGGACGCAGCGCGTTCGTCAAGCCGAAGCGCGCCAGCTCGCGCAAGCTGGTGGTGACGTTGACTCGCACGGTCGCGAAGATCCTCAAGGTCAGCGGCGGCCAGCCGCGCGCAACGCGCCTGTCCTTGCGCGTCGCAGTGGGCCGCAAGTTCTCGAAGTGGACGCCGCGACGCCTCTCGCCAGTCGTCACGCCACTCGCTAGCGCGGGCGGTGGCAGCGGTGGCAGCGGCGGCAGCGGCGGTGGTACCACCCAGCCCGTGTGCTCGGGCGACGTCGACGGCGACCTGCTCGATGCCGCTCTCGAGGCGCAGCTCAAGACCGACCCCTGCGTCGCCGACACCGACCGCGACGGCATCAGCGACGGGTACGAGTACAAGTCGGCGGTCGACCTCAACAACGACGACTACCAGTCGCCGAACGCGTCGCTGCCGTATCCCGGCAAGCGCCCGTACCCGAACCCGCTCGACCCGAGCGACGCAGCGACCGACTACGACGGCGATGGCCTCACCCAGGCCGAGGAGTACCGCGCCTGGAACTACACGGTCGCGCACGGTGCCGCGCGGACGCTGTTCCCGCTCACCTACTCGGACGGCGAGCAGTACTCGATCTTGTCGTCGCGCGACCCGCGCACGCCCGGGCTAGCGGCGGCCGGCTACTTGAAGTGGTCGGAGTTCCTGTCCTGGGCCTCGTCGGCCGGGTACCGGAACGTCGCTATCCCCGGCTACGGCACCTTCGGGCTCGTCGACGTCAACCACAACGGCACCGAAGAGCCGTCGGAACTGCGGCTCTACGACCTCGACGGGAACGGCTGGTTGTCGGACGCCGAGCGCGACGAGGACGCCGACGGCCTCACCAACTACGACGAGGCTCGCGGTCGGATGCAGCCGGGGTACTGGGAGGGCTGCTACTCCCAGGAGAAGTCCTACTACCTCGCCTACCAGGGCACTGACTTCCTCAACCCCGACAGTGACGGTGACGGTGTGCGCGACGGCGCCGACGACCAGGACCGCGACGACATCCCGAACATCCAGGAGCTAAGCCGGATCGCTGCCTCGGGGCTCGACGATCGCGACGCTGGCACGGACTGCAAGCCGGCGTCGGGCTTGCCGGCCCCGCCAGCGACGCACCACGCGAGCACTTACGGTCGCGTGAATCCCTTCAACCCCTGCCTGCCGTCGACGGGAGCGCGGACCTGCAACCGCTTCGTCCCATTCGACAGTCCGTGGGCGCCGTTCGACGGCTCGCCCAACTGGTACTCGCTCCAGTAG
- the pilM gene encoding type IV pilus biogenesis protein PilM, whose product MSPSLFRRPSSRGTTGLDIDGRYLAACELAGGRVVKAASHDLPQGLVVDGEVRDKEGLAAALREFARTAELGRDVWLGVANQQIVVRLVDLPPIDDEEELEAAIRFQASEAIAMPLEEAVLDYQPIDTNTDETGAERMRVIVVAARRSMVEELVAAVKAAGLRPLGLDLDAFALVRVLTRANGAGTEPGTGGARVYCHLGGITNLAIARGPACLFTRTVATHWDDEGSADRLADEIRLSIDYYMAQPGSPPVEEVVLSGPGSRDEVLVGDLAAHLALPVAIADPLPGLDPEGRAAHDPTRFTVAAGLALGGQS is encoded by the coding sequence ATGTCTCCATCGCTTTTCCGCCGACCGTCGTCACGCGGAACAACCGGTCTCGATATCGACGGCCGCTACCTGGCAGCTTGCGAACTCGCTGGCGGACGGGTGGTCAAGGCCGCCTCGCACGACCTCCCGCAAGGTCTGGTTGTCGACGGCGAGGTTCGCGACAAGGAGGGTCTCGCCGCAGCATTGCGCGAGTTCGCGCGCACCGCCGAGCTCGGTCGCGACGTTTGGCTCGGGGTCGCCAACCAGCAGATCGTCGTTCGCCTCGTCGATCTGCCACCGATCGATGACGAGGAGGAGCTCGAGGCGGCGATCCGCTTCCAGGCTTCCGAGGCGATAGCGATGCCCCTCGAGGAAGCGGTTCTCGACTATCAGCCGATCGACACCAACACCGACGAGACCGGCGCCGAGCGCATGCGCGTGATCGTCGTGGCGGCGCGACGGTCGATGGTGGAGGAGCTCGTCGCCGCCGTCAAGGCGGCCGGTCTGCGCCCCTTGGGGCTCGACCTCGACGCTTTCGCCCTCGTGCGTGTACTGACCCGCGCCAACGGTGCCGGCACCGAACCGGGCACCGGCGGGGCGCGCGTCTACTGCCATCTCGGCGGCATCACCAACCTCGCTATCGCGCGCGGACCCGCGTGCCTGTTCACGCGCACTGTCGCGACGCACTGGGACGACGAGGGCAGCGCCGATCGTCTCGCCGACGAGATCCGCTTGTCGATCGACTACTACATGGCGCAGCCGGGCTCGCCACCGGTGGAGGAGGTGGTGCTGTCGGGTCCCGGTTCGCGCGACGAGGTACTCGTCGGCGACCTCGCCGCTCATCTGGCACTGCCGGTGGCGATCGCCGATCCGCTGCCCGGTCTCGATCCCGAGGGGCGGGCAGCGCACGACCCGACGCGCTTCACCGTGGCCGCAGGGCTCGCTCTCGGAGGTCAATCGTGA
- a CDS encoding prepilin peptidase produces the protein MPTGVAVAVALVVGACVGSFLNVVAYRLPRGESLLRPRSRCPACHQPIAAYDNIPVVSFLLLRGRCRHCSAAIPRRYLTVEGLTAFVFAAVTAARWPDSRLALWLPLSALLIAVAVIDLERRIIPNRLVLAALAYALIAAPLVARSELVELAAAAAGAFLALFVVALAYPAGMGMGDVKLAGVLGLYLGVGVIPALFVAFLVGAVVGIVLIAREGRGARKRGVPFGPFLALGALVGILAGPELVDLYVDRFLS, from the coding sequence TTGCCGACAGGTGTAGCGGTCGCGGTGGCGCTCGTCGTGGGCGCTTGCGTCGGCAGCTTCCTCAACGTCGTCGCCTACCGACTTCCACGTGGGGAATCTTTGCTTCGGCCGCGCTCCCGCTGCCCCGCCTGCCACCAGCCGATCGCGGCTTACGACAACATCCCCGTCGTTTCGTTCCTTCTGCTGCGTGGCCGCTGTCGCCACTGCAGCGCGGCGATCCCGCGTCGCTACCTGACCGTCGAGGGGCTTACAGCCTTCGTGTTCGCGGCGGTGACGGCGGCGCGCTGGCCCGACTCGCGTCTCGCCCTCTGGCTGCCGCTATCCGCTCTTCTCATCGCCGTGGCGGTGATCGACCTCGAGCGGCGGATCATTCCCAACCGCCTCGTGCTCGCGGCGCTTGCCTACGCGCTGATCGCGGCGCCGCTCGTCGCGCGCTCCGAGCTCGTCGAACTGGCCGCCGCCGCCGCGGGTGCGTTCTTGGCGCTCTTCGTCGTTGCGCTCGCCTACCCAGCCGGCATGGGGATGGGGGACGTGAAGCTCGCCGGCGTGCTCGGGCTGTACCTTGGCGTGGGCGTGATTCCGGCGCTGTTCGTCGCCTTCCTGGTGGGCGCTGTGGTGGGGATCGTCTTGATCGCCCGCGAGGGGCGCGGAGCGCGCAAGCGCGGAGTCCCGTTCGGTCCCTTCCTCGCGTTGGGCGCGCTGGTCGGGATACTCGCCGGCCCCGAGCTGGTCGATCTCTACGTCGACCGGTTCCTCTCGTAG
- a CDS encoding type IV pilin protein codes for MEEVASNMLRTLRERMSSERGFTLIELLVVILIIGILAAIALPAFLGQRQKGQDAEIKSAVRNLVSHMESCFTNSETYVGCDTSQDVQNSGIPIGNGQGQVEITVGGANSYTLVGRSRSGNTFTYTKNGSTVTRTCQTAGQGGCPNNGQW; via the coding sequence ATGGAGGAGGTAGCAAGCAACATGTTGCGCACGCTCCGCGAGCGGATGAGCAGCGAGCGAGGCTTCACGCTGATCGAGCTGCTCGTCGTGATTCTGATCATCGGCATTCTGGCCGCGATCGCGCTGCCGGCGTTCTTGGGGCAGCGGCAGAAGGGTCAGGACGCCGAGATCAAGTCGGCGGTCCGCAACCTGGTGTCGCACATGGAGTCGTGCTTCACCAACAGCGAGACCTACGTCGGCTGCGACACGTCCCAGGACGTGCAGAACTCGGGCATCCCAATCGGGAACGGCCAGGGTCAGGTGGAGATCACCGTCGGCGGTGCGAACTCCTACACGCTGGTCGGCCGTTCGCGCTCCGGTAACACGTTCACGTACACGAAGAACGGGTCGACCGTGACGCGTACCTGCCAGACGGCAGGCCAGGGTGGATGCCCGAACAACGGTCAGTGGTAG
- a CDS encoding co-chaperone GroES, translating into MRHQLRPLFDRVVIKELEPDRVRRSGLIVPPGTDEPPPQHGIVLAVGPGLDWWAHVGVKMPVKPGDHVVFPASAGVWVEVDEERLLVCRVGELLGVLEQVTDCYYCSERTLAAGDTCPVCGREGATITRDAPGDPDPGA; encoded by the coding sequence ATGCGTCACCAGCTGCGCCCGCTGTTCGACCGTGTGGTGATCAAGGAGCTCGAGCCCGACCGTGTCCGGCGGTCCGGGCTTATCGTCCCGCCCGGTACCGACGAGCCGCCTCCACAGCACGGCATCGTGCTCGCGGTAGGGCCGGGTCTCGACTGGTGGGCGCACGTCGGCGTGAAGATGCCGGTCAAGCCCGGCGATCACGTGGTGTTCCCGGCGTCGGCGGGGGTGTGGGTGGAGGTCGACGAGGAGCGCTTGCTCGTGTGTCGCGTCGGCGAGCTCCTCGGTGTGCTCGAGCAGGTCACGGATTGCTACTACTGCTCGGAGCGCACGCTCGCGGCCGGCGACACCTGCCCGGTCTGCGGACGCGAGGGCGCGACCATTACGCGCGACGCGCCCGGCGATCCGGATCCGGGCGCCTGA
- the thiC gene encoding phosphomethylpyrimidine synthase ThiC: protein MAERSFFPADADCRTQLALAKQGVVSPEMRRAAEREGLTPELVRDEVAAGRMIVPANVNHERLDPIAIGLRARVKINANIGRSQVTSSIDEELAKLELCARFGADTVMDLSTGKEIVETRRAIIDAATMPIGTVPIYEAVERVKRIEDLTPALLLEVIEEQAEQGVDYMTIHAGVLLEHLPLVQHRVCGIVSRGGGLLARWMVHHRRENPLYENFDEVLRICRRHDVTISLGDGLRPGAIADACDAAQYAELDTLGELVRRARERDVQVMVEGPGHIPMHRLEENVRRQQEVCDGAPFYTLGPLVTDVAPGYDHITSAIGAAIVGWHGTSLLCYVTPKEHLGLPNAEDVRQGLVAYRIAAHAADLARGNRAAYRWDRAISEARFAFDWRRQFELAIDPERAQAMHDETLPDEYFKTAEFCSMCGPKYCPMHNFRDVDWGALRELVERRRAERSEHVTAAS from the coding sequence ATGGCCGAGCGCAGTTTCTTTCCCGCCGACGCCGACTGCCGTACCCAGCTCGCGCTAGCCAAGCAAGGAGTCGTATCGCCCGAGATGCGGCGCGCCGCCGAGCGCGAGGGGCTCACGCCGGAGCTCGTCCGCGACGAGGTCGCAGCCGGTCGCATGATCGTGCCGGCGAACGTCAACCACGAGCGACTCGACCCGATCGCGATCGGCTTGCGCGCGCGGGTCAAGATCAACGCCAACATCGGACGCTCGCAGGTCACCTCGTCGATCGACGAGGAGCTCGCCAAGCTTGAGCTCTGCGCACGCTTCGGCGCCGACACGGTGATGGATCTCTCGACGGGCAAGGAGATCGTCGAGACGCGGCGCGCGATCATCGACGCAGCGACGATGCCGATCGGCACGGTGCCGATCTACGAGGCTGTTGAGCGCGTCAAGCGCATCGAAGATCTGACTCCGGCGCTGTTGCTCGAGGTGATCGAGGAGCAGGCGGAACAGGGCGTCGACTACATGACGATCCACGCCGGCGTTCTGCTCGAGCACCTGCCGCTCGTGCAGCACCGAGTGTGCGGGATCGTCTCGCGCGGCGGCGGGCTGTTGGCGCGCTGGATGGTCCACCACCGGCGCGAAAACCCGCTCTACGAGAACTTCGACGAGGTACTGCGGATCTGCCGCCGCCACGACGTGACGATCTCACTCGGCGACGGGCTGCGCCCGGGCGCGATTGCCGATGCCTGCGACGCCGCGCAGTACGCCGAGCTCGACACGCTCGGCGAGCTGGTACGCCGAGCACGCGAGCGCGACGTGCAGGTGATGGTCGAAGGCCCCGGACACATCCCGATGCACCGGCTCGAAGAGAACGTTCGCCGCCAGCAAGAGGTGTGCGACGGCGCGCCCTTCTACACCCTCGGGCCGCTCGTCACCGACGTGGCTCCCGGCTACGACCACATCACTTCGGCAATCGGCGCGGCGATCGTCGGCTGGCACGGCACCTCGCTGCTTTGTTACGTGACGCCGAAAGAGCACCTCGGTCTGCCCAACGCCGAAGACGTCCGTCAGGGGCTCGTCGCCTACCGCATCGCCGCTCACGCTGCCGATCTTGCGCGCGGCAACCGTGCCGCCTACCGCTGGGACAGGGCGATCTCCGAGGCGCGCTTCGCTTTCGACTGGCGGCGCCAGTTCGAGCTGGCGATCGATCCCGAGCGTGCCCAGGCGATGCACGACGAGACGCTCCCCGACGAGTACTTCAAGACCGCGGAGTTCTGCTCCATGTGCGGCCCGAAGTACTGCCCGATGCACAACTTCCGTGACGTCGACTGGGGTGCGCTGCGGGAGCTCGTCGAGCGTCGCCGCGCCGAGCGTTCGGAGCACGTGACGGCGGCTAGCTAA